Proteins encoded by one window of Atribacterota bacterium:
- a CDS encoding flavodoxin, with protein sequence MEEKVLIAYYSWSGKTRRLALLIQEAVKGELFEVEPQDPYPSSYAATVQQAKKEIQAGYKPPLQRNLDSLKPYEIIFVGSPNWWSTIAPPVVTFLSVHDWSGKKVAPFVAHGGGGMGKIEREIAKLCPGATLLKGLAVYGQGVEKAREKLRVWLREIGLHFPFL encoded by the coding sequence ATGGAAGAAAAAGTCCTCATCGCTTACTACAGTTGGTCGGGAAAAACTCGCCGTCTGGCTCTACTCATTCAGGAAGCGGTAAAGGGAGAGCTCTTCGAAGTAGAACCGCAAGACCCCTACCCCTCCTCTTATGCTGCGACCGTACAACAGGCAAAAAAAGAAATCCAAGCTGGATACAAACCGCCTTTACAGAGAAACCTGGATTCCCTTAAGCCATATGAAATTATCTTTGTCGGTTCCCCAAACTGGTGGAGTACCATCGCTCCTCCGGTTGTGACCTTTCTCTCGGTGCATGACTGGTCGGGAAAAAAGGTGGCCCCCTTTGTTGCCCACGGGGGAGGGGGCATGGGAAAAATCGAAAGAGAAATCGCCAAACTTTGTCCTGGGGCAACCCTACTGAAGGGACTTGCAGTTTATGGACAAGGGGTGGAAAAAGCTCGGGAAAAATTGCGGGTCTGGCTTCGCGAGATTGGCCTTCATTTCCCGTTTCTTTGA
- a CDS encoding PLAT/LH2 domain-containing protein, whose amino-acid sequence MFLDNPDRNDFERGRTDEFLLSPQEVPDLGVITRVYLRHDNSGIRPGWFVVSVSGESLYRSGVRFHFQSLVSSR is encoded by the coding sequence ATTTTCTTGGACAACCCCGATCGCAATGATTTTGAGCGCGGTCGGACTGATGAATTCCTCCTTTCTCCTCAGGAAGTACCAGATTTGGGAGTAATCACCCGTGTCTATCTACGTCATGATAATTCGGGTATCCGGCCGGGATGGTTTGTCGTTTCGGTAAGTGGTGAATCGCTCTACCGGTCAGGAGTACGTTTTCATTTTCAATCGCTGGTTAGTTCAAGATGA
- a CDS encoding ABC transporter ATP-binding protein: MIEIAFHSVTKRFPPHIVANDHVSFEIEKGTVHALLGENGAGKSTLMNILYGLLQPDKGEIVVKGSPRSISSPREAIALGIGMVPQHFKLVHTHTVSENIILGVRSTPFFFPAERVKSKIRELSERYGLWVDPEAQIWQLSVGEKQRVEILKVLYREANILILDEPTAVLTPREVEELFRTMRVMKEEGKTCIFITHKLNEVMEIADKVTIMRKGKVVDTFSPRSISPEELAEMMVGKKVVSVIPKKEVSSRVVLNLKGVWAIGDKDLPALLDVSLTVREGEIVGVAGVAGNGQKELAEVIVGLRRVKRGHIFLDGKDITGLSPREIASLGVAYVPEERNVGLVGEMSVAENLMLRGYAKPPFSQGFWVDWDKAEAYSERLIARYAIHPPLTEMPVRLLSGGNRQRVILARELERKPKLVVAANPTAGLDVQGVEAIHELLIQAQEKGAGVLLISGDLDELLKLSNRIVVLFRGEVMGEKEKAQWTEEDRHNIGLMMGGIRV; this comes from the coding sequence ATGATTGAAATCGCCTTTCACTCGGTAACCAAGCGTTTTCCTCCCCACATTGTGGCCAATGACCATGTTTCTTTTGAGATTGAGAAAGGGACGGTTCATGCGCTTTTAGGTGAAAATGGGGCCGGAAAGAGTACGCTCATGAATATCCTCTATGGGCTTTTGCAACCTGACAAGGGAGAAATCGTGGTGAAAGGAAGCCCACGGAGCATTTCTTCTCCACGAGAAGCTATTGCCCTGGGTATTGGGATGGTGCCTCAGCATTTCAAGCTGGTTCATACCCATACAGTCAGCGAAAATATCATCCTGGGAGTTCGCTCTACTCCTTTCTTCTTTCCTGCGGAGAGGGTAAAGTCGAAGATTCGTGAGCTTTCGGAGCGATACGGTCTGTGGGTAGACCCAGAAGCCCAAATCTGGCAATTGTCTGTGGGAGAAAAGCAGAGAGTGGAAATCCTGAAAGTTCTTTACCGTGAAGCCAATATCTTAATTCTTGACGAACCGACTGCGGTACTCACCCCCCGGGAGGTGGAAGAACTTTTTCGGACCATGCGGGTTATGAAAGAAGAGGGAAAAACCTGCATTTTTATCACCCATAAACTCAACGAGGTCATGGAAATTGCTGACAAGGTGACGATAATGCGGAAAGGGAAAGTAGTGGACACGTTTTCTCCAAGATCCATTTCACCTGAAGAGCTGGCTGAAATGATGGTGGGGAAGAAAGTGGTTTCGGTGATTCCCAAGAAGGAGGTTTCTTCAAGGGTGGTTTTGAACCTCAAAGGGGTATGGGCTATAGGGGATAAAGACCTTCCAGCACTGCTTGATGTTTCGCTCACCGTACGGGAGGGAGAAATTGTCGGTGTGGCAGGAGTCGCCGGAAATGGACAGAAGGAACTGGCAGAAGTTATTGTAGGGCTGCGGCGAGTGAAGAGAGGACATATTTTCCTGGATGGCAAGGATATCACCGGACTCTCGCCCCGAGAAATTGCTTCGTTAGGAGTGGCCTATGTTCCGGAAGAGCGAAACGTAGGGTTGGTGGGTGAGATGAGCGTTGCAGAAAATTTGATGCTTCGGGGATACGCAAAGCCACCTTTTTCTCAGGGATTCTGGGTTGACTGGGATAAAGCTGAAGCGTATAGCGAACGTCTGATTGCTCGTTATGCGATTCATCCTCCTCTTACGGAGATGCCGGTGCGACTCCTTTCGGGAGGGAATCGTCAACGGGTGATTCTGGCACGAGAACTGGAGAGGAAACCGAAGCTTGTAGTTGCAGCAAACCCCACCGCTGGGCTCGATGTCCAGGGGGTGGAGGCCATTCATGAGTTACTCATACAGGCGCAAGAAAAAGGAGCAGGGGTACTCCTCATTTCTGGGGACTTGGATGAACTCTTAAAACTTTCCAATCGAATCGTGGTATTATTTCGGGGTGAAGTCATGGGAGAAAAGGAAAAAGCTCAGTGGACCGAAGAAGATCGTCATAACATTGGTCTAATGATGGGAGGGATAAGGGTTTAG